In Methylococcus geothermalis, one genomic interval encodes:
- a CDS encoding ribonuclease T2 family protein, whose amino-acid sequence MKPSRFTVLLELLLWLGGVPACMAVPMEGIFNADRDCPAYVSKNKQTNPDGAHINTGKAYPVIEANKPDAADWYRLRLPMADPPERWVSRDCGRAQASAGPEPVAGRCDLAGQADAYVLALSWQPAFCELKAGKPECRDAGPAAYAARNFSLHGLWPTKASCGQDYGFCGEVKQPKREFCDYPPVALDAATQAVLAQVMPGTASCLERHEWHKHGTCQTAWSSDAYFALAADLTRQFNGSGIADFLAPRIGRTVRTEDFLARLDTDLGTGARDRIRLNCERGMLVEVHLNLPPKLEPGARLESLLRLAGRNSGSNCGSSFRLDPMGP is encoded by the coding sequence ATGAAGCCGTCCCGTTTCACGGTTCTCCTGGAGCTGCTTCTATGGCTGGGAGGCGTCCCCGCCTGCATGGCCGTGCCCATGGAAGGCATCTTCAACGCCGACCGGGATTGCCCGGCCTACGTCTCGAAAAACAAGCAAACCAACCCGGATGGCGCCCACATCAATACCGGAAAAGCCTATCCGGTGATCGAAGCCAACAAACCGGATGCGGCCGACTGGTACCGGCTCCGCCTGCCGATGGCCGATCCGCCCGAGCGCTGGGTGAGCCGGGACTGCGGGCGGGCGCAGGCAAGCGCGGGGCCAGAGCCGGTCGCGGGCCGCTGCGATCTTGCCGGGCAGGCGGACGCTTATGTCCTGGCCCTGAGCTGGCAGCCGGCTTTCTGCGAACTAAAGGCCGGCAAGCCGGAATGCCGTGACGCCGGCCCCGCGGCCTACGCCGCCCGCAACTTCAGTCTGCACGGACTTTGGCCGACCAAAGCGAGCTGCGGGCAGGACTACGGGTTCTGCGGCGAAGTGAAGCAGCCCAAGCGCGAATTCTGTGACTATCCCCCCGTCGCACTCGACGCGGCCACCCAGGCCGTACTGGCCCAGGTCATGCCCGGTACCGCTTCCTGTCTGGAGCGTCATGAATGGCATAAGCATGGCACCTGCCAAACCGCATGGTCGAGCGATGCCTATTTCGCCTTGGCTGCGGACCTGACCCGACAGTTCAACGGCTCCGGCATCGCGGATTTTCTCGCGCCCCGCATCGGCCGGACGGTGCGGACGGAGGATTTTCTGGCTAGACTGGATACGGACTTGGGTACGGGCGCGCGCGACCGGATTCGACTGAACTGCGAGCGCGGCATGCTGGTCGAGGTGCACCTGAACTTGCCGCCCAAGCTGGAGCCCGGCGCCAGGCTCGAATCTCTGCTGCGGCTTGCCGGAAGGAACAGCGGCTCGAACTGCGGAAGCAGCTTCCGGCTGGACCCGATGGGCCCCTAG
- a CDS encoding DUF1269 domain-containing protein, with protein sequence MAELISIVYPDEFRAAEVMATLKRLQRGYLVDLEDACVVVRDKESGKIKLHQAVDLTTIGATSGALWGALIGLIFLSPLAGMAVGAAAGAIGGSLSDYGIDDGFIKNISEKMRPGTSAIFMALRNITRDKVEPELARFGGEILYTSLPKESEEALRKLLAEHRSANLSA encoded by the coding sequence ATGGCAGAACTCATCTCGATCGTATATCCCGACGAATTCCGCGCCGCCGAAGTCATGGCCACGCTCAAGCGCCTGCAGCGCGGCTACCTGGTGGACCTCGAAGACGCCTGCGTCGTGGTGCGCGACAAGGAATCCGGCAAGATCAAGCTGCACCAGGCGGTCGATCTCACCACCATCGGCGCCACTTCCGGGGCGCTCTGGGGCGCGCTGATCGGCCTCATTTTCCTCTCACCGCTGGCGGGCATGGCAGTCGGCGCCGCGGCGGGCGCGATCGGCGGCTCGTTAAGCGACTACGGCATCGATGACGGCTTCATCAAGAACATCAGCGAGAAGATGCGGCCCGGCACCTCCGCCATCTTCATGGCGCTGCGCAACATCACCCGGGACAAGGTCGAACCGGAACTGGCCCGGTTCGGCGGCGAGATTCTCTATACCAGCCTGCCGAAGGAAAGCGAGGAGGCGTTGCGGAAACTGCTCGCCGAGCACCGCTCGGCCAACCTGTCCGCCTAA
- a CDS encoding peptidoglycan recognition protein family protein: MLKQWIGCPSDNFTQGRRGHKPVAVVIHAYPSLEAAETLFANPKSSESCHYVVGAAGQVQQYVDETDTAYHAGLVVNPRWTLYRQGINPNLMTVGVAAAIQAGAAWPDELYRAVAELIGEIAAHWGFPPDPDHIVLHSEVRASRDCTGPGFDRAELLTRIASQPAPPPPSPLTQHFVQLVSAAHLRDGAPNTRARILRTLPKGTDVAIAGFSDRGERIEGNAIWYETPENAFLWAGATDRPQPLAPPPVTPEPPAPQPMAGIECGIPRIDALFGGQSGEAIGAQEPASDAVGAIQDLLSGHGHIGLPNLLAASYGRFGSKTAAAVQSFQAKHGLPVSGEVDEATLRTLIKTPASKPRISQVYLSLVLGMPYRGLYKILCIVAQMEGVGKFGALNLNTDAAGLSYGIIQWAQRPGRLPELLRAFSAADRERYIDIFGDGDAGLADSLIAYTSRANGGVNARTGVTLDPAFDLIHAPWTERFEKATLHLPFQRAQVQTAVGAFRQSLKKIRSYAQDLGTERGIAFMLDVANQFGDGGLKKLYTATHREGMHERDILEAIADESVERMPDKFKQGVRARRDGFLQTARLSDEAVDRDNMG; this comes from the coding sequence ATGCTGAAGCAATGGATCGGCTGTCCGTCGGACAACTTCACCCAAGGCCGGCGCGGCCATAAGCCGGTGGCGGTCGTCATCCACGCCTACCCGAGCCTGGAAGCCGCCGAAACCCTGTTCGCCAACCCGAAATCCAGCGAGTCCTGCCACTATGTGGTGGGCGCTGCCGGTCAGGTCCAACAATACGTGGACGAAACGGACACGGCCTATCACGCCGGCCTGGTCGTCAACCCGAGATGGACACTGTACCGCCAGGGCATCAATCCCAATTTGATGACGGTGGGGGTCGCCGCGGCCATCCAGGCAGGCGCAGCCTGGCCCGATGAGCTGTATCGCGCGGTGGCGGAGCTGATAGGGGAGATCGCCGCCCATTGGGGCTTTCCGCCGGACCCGGACCACATCGTGCTGCACTCGGAGGTACGGGCTTCCCGAGACTGCACCGGTCCCGGCTTCGACCGCGCCGAGCTGCTGACGAGAATCGCCTCCCAACCCGCTCCGCCTCCGCCGTCCCCGTTGACACAGCACTTCGTGCAGTTGGTCAGCGCCGCCCACCTGCGCGACGGTGCGCCCAATACCCGCGCCCGCATCCTTCGCACCCTGCCGAAAGGGACCGACGTGGCGATCGCGGGCTTCAGCGACCGCGGCGAACGGATCGAGGGGAACGCCATCTGGTACGAGACGCCGGAAAACGCCTTCCTCTGGGCAGGAGCCACGGACAGGCCGCAGCCGCTGGCGCCTCCGCCGGTGACTCCCGAGCCGCCGGCCCCCCAACCGATGGCCGGCATCGAGTGCGGGATTCCCCGGATCGACGCCCTGTTCGGCGGGCAAAGCGGCGAGGCCATCGGCGCCCAGGAGCCGGCAAGCGATGCCGTCGGCGCCATCCAGGACCTGCTGTCGGGCCACGGCCATATCGGCCTGCCCAACCTCCTCGCCGCCAGCTACGGACGGTTCGGCAGCAAGACCGCAGCCGCTGTGCAAAGCTTTCAGGCCAAGCACGGACTCCCCGTTTCAGGCGAAGTGGATGAAGCGACCCTGCGGACCCTGATAAAAACCCCCGCGAGCAAGCCCAGGATTTCCCAGGTCTATCTCTCCCTGGTCTTGGGAATGCCTTATCGCGGCCTGTACAAGATATTGTGCATCGTCGCGCAGATGGAAGGCGTCGGCAAATTCGGCGCGCTCAATCTCAATACCGACGCCGCCGGACTGTCCTATGGCATCATCCAATGGGCGCAGCGCCCCGGCCGCCTGCCGGAGCTGCTGCGGGCATTTTCCGCCGCCGACAGGGAGCGTTACATCGACATCTTCGGCGACGGCGATGCCGGGCTTGCCGACAGTCTCATTGCCTATACCAGCAGGGCCAACGGCGGCGTCAACGCCAGAACCGGCGTCACGCTCGATCCGGCTTTCGATCTCATCCATGCCCCATGGACAGAGCGCTTCGAGAAAGCCACCCTTCACCTGCCGTTCCAGCGAGCCCAGGTACAAACCGCCGTCGGCGCGTTTCGACAGTCCCTCAAGAAAATACGAAGCTATGCCCAGGACCTTGGCACGGAACGCGGCATCGCCTTCATGCTGGATGTGGCCAACCAGTTCGGAGATGGCGGGCTGAAAAAACTCTACACGGCGACTCACCGCGAGGGCATGCACGAAAGGGACATCCTGGAAGCCATCGCCGACGAAAGCGTGGAACGCATGCCTGACAAGTTCAAACAAGGCGTGCGGGCCAGGCGCGATGGCTTTCTGCAAACGGCCAGACTGTCTGACGAGGCCGTCGATAGGGACAACATGGGTTGA